From the Defluviitalea raffinosedens genome, one window contains:
- the bioB gene encoding biotin synthase BioB — protein sequence MKIDVKNLAKEIINGRRLKRGEDFSFFLEADSEELFEGANMIREALCGNKADLCSIINGRSGRCSENCKFCAQSSHHKTGIKEYEFLDPDVILEDCKKHQEKGVHRYSIVTSGRTLSDKDFEKALLSYQKMKAECEIELCASHGLLTKDQLIRLKEAGVSMYHANIETSKRYFPNICTTHTYEDKINEIKLAKEAGLKVCSGGIIGMGETWEDRIDMAISLAELEIESIPINALIPIENTCYENLKPLSEDEILRTIAIFRYINPTAYIRMAAGRCYFKDGGKKVFLSGANATITGDLLTTVGSNIAQDLEMLTSLGFDLSVI from the coding sequence ATGAAAATAGATGTAAAAAATTTAGCGAAAGAAATTATTAATGGCAGACGTTTAAAAAGAGGTGAAGATTTCAGTTTCTTTTTAGAAGCTGATTCGGAAGAATTATTTGAAGGTGCAAATATGATTCGTGAGGCATTATGCGGTAACAAAGCAGATCTTTGCAGTATTATTAACGGTCGAAGTGGTCGTTGCAGCGAAAACTGCAAATTCTGCGCTCAGTCTTCTCATCATAAAACAGGAATTAAGGAATATGAATTTTTAGATCCGGATGTAATCCTTGAAGACTGTAAAAAACACCAGGAAAAAGGCGTACACCGCTACTCTATTGTAACATCAGGAAGAACTTTAAGTGACAAGGATTTTGAAAAAGCTCTTCTATCCTATCAAAAAATGAAAGCTGAATGCGAAATTGAACTTTGTGCATCCCACGGGTTATTAACAAAAGATCAACTTATTCGTTTAAAAGAAGCAGGTGTTTCAATGTATCATGCAAACATCGAAACATCTAAACGATATTTCCCCAATATATGTACAACCCATACCTACGAAGACAAAATCAATGAAATTAAACTTGCCAAAGAAGCAGGGCTAAAAGTTTGTTCCGGGGGGATTATAGGAATGGGAGAAACCTGGGAAGACCGAATAGATATGGCCATCAGCCTAGCGGAGTTGGAGATAGAATCAATTCCGATCAATGCACTTATACCCATTGAAAATACATGTTATGAGAATTTAAAGCCTCTTTCTGAAGATGAAATACTAAGAACCATAGCAATCTTTCGTTACATTAATCCCACAGCATATATCCGAATGGCGGCAGGAAGATGTTATTTTAAAGATGGTGGGAAAAAGGTATTTCTGTCCGGTGCCAACGCCACCATCACAGGAGATTTATTAACAACTGTGGGAAGTAATATTGCCCAGGACCTAGAAATGCTGACTTCCTTAGGTTTTGACCTATCAGTTATTTAA